The window TCGTAGGTGCCCTCGGTGACGCGGGTGCGGGAGCTGGACCACACCACGCCGTGGTTGAGGTCCATGACGTTGCCGCGGAGCTTCTTCTCGTCGATGTCGATGATGGCCAGGTGGTCGACGGTGCCCTGGTTGACCAGTGCGTAGGCGTACGCGACGCCGACGTCGCCGGCGCCGATGAGGACCACTTTGTTTCCGACTGCAGTGCGCATGGGGTCTCCGTGCTTCCGAATGTGTCCGAATGACTGTCGATGTACAATCACCCCCTATTATGCCCCTTTCCGATCGGGCAGGCAGTGTGTAATGCGCTACACCTGATTCTCTGCCACACTCAGTGGTCATGAGGGGCCACCACCTGCGCCGTGCACTGACCTTCGTCGCACCCGCCGCCGTCGCCACGCTCCGCGCCGTGGCGTTCGGCCTCGAGGTGGTCAACGACCTCACCCCCGGCATCCGCATGACCCGCCGCCGACGCCTCCCTCAGCACCTCGGCGCCGGGATCCTCGGCGCGGAGGTCGCCACCTGGTGGGCCGTGTCCCCCTCCCTGCTGCCCCGCCCGTGGTGGGTGACCGCCGCCAACGTCGCCATCGTGCAGGGCGTCGGCCACGTGGGCGCCACCGCCCTCGCCTACGTGCTGCGCCGCTGGCTCCCCCCGACGAACTGGTTCTGGACGGGCACCGGACACACCGTCGTCGCCGTGGTCACCGCCAACGCCCTGCTCCTCAGCCTGCGCCGCCAGACCCAGCAGGCGCGGATGGTGGGCGTCGGCAGACGGCGCGGACGCTCCCACGCCCTCATCGGCGGGCTCGTGGGCACCGCCGGGTACGGCGTCCTCCTCCTGCTCGGCGACGCCGCCCAGGCCTCCGTCGACCGCCTCGGCGCCCGCCTGGCCCGGCACATGCCCCTGTGGGTCGCGTGGCCGCTGGCCGCCGGGGGCCTCACGTGGCTCGCGCTGCTGCTCAGCGACAAGGTCCTCGTCCGCCGCATCCTCGCCGACATGTCACGCCAGGCCAGCGTGGTCAACCAGTCCGTGTTCCCCGGCTCGATGATGCCCTGGGAGCCCGAGCGCTCCGGCTCCCCCTGGTCACTGGAGCCGTGGTCGGCGGTCGGTTCCCAGGGTCGCGCGGTGCTCTCCCTCGGGCCGCGCGCCCGCGACATCCACGAGGTCACCGGCCTCGACGAAACCCACGAACCCATCCGCCTGTTCGTCGGCCTCGTCCCCGGCCGTTCCCTCGAGGCCGCGGCCCAGCTCATCCTCGCGGAGATGGACCGGACCGGCGCTTTCCGACGCGACACCCTCGTCATCCAGACCTCCGCCGGCACCGGCTGGATCACCGACTGGTCCGTCGGCGCCGTCGAGTTCCTCACCGGCGGCAACTGCGCCACCATGGCCATGCAGTACTCCTACCTGCCCTCGCCGGTGTCCTACGTCGTCGACCGTGACACCCCCGTCCGCGCCTCCCGCATCCTCATCTCCGCGGTGCTCTCCCGCCTCGCGCAGATGGACCCGGCGGACCGCCCGCGCCTCTACGTCGCCGGCGAGTCCCTCGGCGCCTACGGCATCGCCGACTCCTTCGCCGACCTCGACGAGCTGCTGGAACGCACCGACGGCGCCCTGCTCACCGGCGCGCCCCGCTTCACCCGCCTCATCCGCGACCTCACCCGCTCCCGCGACCCCGGCTCCCCCGAACGCGTCCCCGTCATCGACGGCGGCCGCCACGTCCGCTTCGCCGCCCGCCCCCTGCACCTGCATCAGGACGTCCACGGCATGCCCTTCCCCCACGCCTGGGAGCACCCGCGGGTGGTCATCGGGCAGCACGCCTCCGACCCGATCGTGTGGTGGGACCGGCGGCTCTACTGGCGCCGCCCCGACTGGCTCACCGAGCCCGGTTCCCGCGGCATCCGCGCACCCCGTCCGCAGCACCTCGACGTGGTCCCCGGCATGCGCTGGGTGCCGTTCGTCTCCGGCTGGCAGGTCGGCCTCGACCAGCTCACGTCCGTCTCCGTGCCGGGCGGGCACGGGCACAACTACCACTCCGAGATGCTCTGGTACTGGGACGCCGTCCTCGGCGACCACGCCACCGTGCGGCTCACGCGGCCGCTGGCGCTGCGGATGGCGGCGTTCATCCGGACGGACTCGATCAGGCGGTGACCAGGGCGCCGTCGTAACGCATGCGCAGCGCCTCGGTGACGGGCGAACCGGCGACGGTGACGTCGGCGACGCGGTGCCAGGACATCTCCACGTGCGTGGGCCGGACGGTGAGGATGGCGTAGCCGTGGGCGTCGAGGTCCACGTGGCTGATGTGGCGGTTGTGCGCGAGGACGTGACGCTCCGCGGTCTGCGAGACCGGGTTGTCCTCCGCCGCGCCGAGGAACTCGTCGACGTTGGCCGCCGTGACCGAGGAGCACACCAGCTCGGCGGCCACCACGCGGTCCCTGTGCCAGATGTGGTTGGCCCACTCGGAGTGGATGTCACCGGCGAGGAAGACGGTCCGGCCGTGCGCGTGCTGCTCCGCCAGCTGCGCGAGCAGACGGTCCCGGTCCGCCACGTAGCCGTCCCACTGGTCGACGTTGACGGGGGTGCCGGCGACGTCGAGGCCGACCATCCCCGTCAGCTGGGCACGCAGCTGGTGGTCGATGTGCACCAGGTTGAGCGGTGCCAGCATGACGGACGTGCCGATGAGGTTCCAGCCCGTGTTCGCGGTGGCCAGGCGCGCGGAGAGCCACGAG of the Corynebacterium humireducens NBRC 106098 = DSM 45392 genome contains:
- a CDS encoding alpha/beta-hydrolase family protein, giving the protein MRGHHLRRALTFVAPAAVATLRAVAFGLEVVNDLTPGIRMTRRRRLPQHLGAGILGAEVATWWAVSPSLLPRPWWVTAANVAIVQGVGHVGATALAYVLRRWLPPTNWFWTGTGHTVVAVVTANALLLSLRRQTQQARMVGVGRRRGRSHALIGGLVGTAGYGVLLLLGDAAQASVDRLGARLARHMPLWVAWPLAAGGLTWLALLLSDKVLVRRILADMSRQASVVNQSVFPGSMMPWEPERSGSPWSLEPWSAVGSQGRAVLSLGPRARDIHEVTGLDETHEPIRLFVGLVPGRSLEAAAQLILAEMDRTGAFRRDTLVIQTSAGTGWITDWSVGAVEFLTGGNCATMAMQYSYLPSPVSYVVDRDTPVRASRILISAVLSRLAQMDPADRPRLYVAGESLGAYGIADSFADLDELLERTDGALLTGAPRFTRLIRDLTRSRDPGSPERVPVIDGGRHVRFAARPLHLHQDVHGMPFPHAWEHPRVVIGQHASDPIVWWDRRLYWRRPDWLTEPGSRGIRAPRPQHLDVVPGMRWVPFVSGWQVGLDQLTSVSVPGGHGHNYHSEMLWYWDAVLGDHATVRLTRPLALRMAAFIRTDSIRR